In one window of Burkholderia cenocepacia DNA:
- the fabF gene encoding beta-ketoacyl-ACP synthase II: MSRRRVVVTGLGLISPVGNSVADGWANLVAGKSGIATVTKFDASNLACHFAGEVKGFSAEEYIPAKEARNMDTFIHYGIAAGVQAIRDSGLEVTEANAERIGVLVGSGIGGLPMIEDTHQTYVDRGARRISPFFVPGSIINMISGHLSIMFGLKGPNLAAVTACTTGLHSIGLAARLIQAGDADVMVAGGAESTVSPLGIGGFAAARALSTRNDDPATASRPWDKDRDGFVLGEGSGVMVLEEYEAAKARGAKIYAEVVGFGMTGDAYHMTAPNMDGPRRCMVAALRDAGLNADEVQYLNAHGTSTPLGDKNESDAVKAAFGEHAYKMVVNSTKSMTGHLLGGAGGLESVFTVLALHNNVSPPTINIFNQDPECDLDYCANTARDMKIDVAVKNNFGFGGTNGTLVFKRV; encoded by the coding sequence GTGAGCCGCCGTCGTGTTGTCGTTACAGGCCTGGGGCTGATTTCGCCTGTTGGCAATAGTGTTGCCGACGGCTGGGCCAATCTCGTCGCCGGCAAGTCCGGTATCGCCACCGTCACGAAGTTCGATGCGTCGAACCTCGCGTGCCATTTCGCGGGCGAAGTGAAGGGTTTCAGCGCCGAGGAGTACATCCCGGCGAAGGAAGCCCGGAACATGGATACGTTCATCCATTACGGCATCGCCGCCGGCGTCCAGGCCATCCGGGACAGCGGGCTGGAAGTGACCGAAGCCAACGCGGAACGCATCGGCGTGCTGGTCGGTTCCGGCATCGGCGGCCTGCCGATGATCGAAGATACGCACCAGACCTACGTCGATCGCGGCGCGCGCCGGATCTCGCCGTTCTTCGTGCCGGGTTCGATCATCAACATGATCTCGGGTCACCTGAGCATCATGTTCGGCCTGAAGGGCCCCAACCTCGCGGCCGTCACGGCCTGCACGACCGGCCTGCACAGCATCGGCCTCGCCGCGCGGCTGATCCAGGCCGGCGACGCCGACGTGATGGTCGCGGGCGGTGCCGAATCGACGGTGTCGCCGCTCGGCATCGGCGGGTTCGCCGCCGCGCGCGCGCTGTCGACCCGCAACGACGATCCGGCTACCGCGTCGCGTCCGTGGGACAAGGACCGCGACGGCTTCGTGCTGGGCGAGGGTTCCGGCGTGATGGTGCTCGAGGAGTACGAGGCCGCGAAGGCGCGCGGCGCGAAGATCTACGCGGAAGTCGTGGGTTTCGGCATGACGGGCGACGCGTACCACATGACCGCGCCGAACATGGACGGCCCGCGCCGCTGCATGGTCGCGGCGCTGCGCGACGCCGGCCTGAATGCCGACGAGGTGCAGTACCTGAACGCGCATGGCACGTCGACGCCGCTGGGCGACAAGAACGAGTCCGATGCGGTGAAGGCGGCCTTCGGCGAGCACGCGTACAAGATGGTGGTCAACTCGACGAAGTCGATGACGGGCCACCTGCTGGGTGGCGCGGGCGGCCTCGAATCGGTGTTCACGGTGCTGGCGCTGCACAACAACGTGTCGCCGCCGACCATCAACATCTTCAACCAGGACCCCGAGTGCGATCTCGATTACTGCGCGAACACCGCGCGTGACATGAAGATCGACGTAGCCGTGAAGAACAATTTCGGCTTCGGCGGCACCAACGGCACGCTGGTGTTCAAGCGCGTCTGA
- the acpP gene encoding acyl carrier protein yields MDNIEQRVKKIVAEQLGVAEAEIKNEASFVNDLGADSLDTVELVMALEDEFGMEIPDEEAEKITTVQQAIDYARANVKA; encoded by the coding sequence ATGGACAACATCGAACAACGTGTCAAGAAGATCGTCGCTGAGCAACTGGGCGTCGCGGAAGCCGAGATCAAGAACGAGGCTTCGTTCGTGAACGACCTGGGCGCGGACTCGCTCGACACGGTCGAACTGGTGATGGCTCTGGAAGACGAGTTCGGCATGGAAATCCCGGACGAAGAAGCAGAGAAGATCACGACCGTTCAGCAAGCGATCGACTACGCTCGCGCAAACGTCAAGGCGTAA
- the rpmF gene encoding 50S ribosomal protein L32, with product MAVQQNKKSPSKRGMHRSHDFLTAAPLAVEPSTGEVHLRHHVSPNGYYRGKKVVKTKND from the coding sequence ATGGCAGTCCAGCAAAACAAGAAGTCGCCGTCGAAGCGCGGCATGCATCGTTCGCACGATTTCCTGACGGCAGCGCCGCTGGCAGTCGAGCCGAGCACGGGTGAAGTGCACCTGCGTCACCACGTCAGCCCGAACGGCTACTATCGCGGCAAGAAAGTCGTCAAGACGAAGAACGACTAA
- a CDS encoding S49 family peptidase codes for MADQPNSPDSSSRPDSREPSWERAALERIALAAVKEQRAARRWKIFFRFAFLGVFVLLAFALIDFSSDSKFSSSGRHTALVTIDGEIAAGVNANADDINTALDAAFDDDGTVGVVLRINSPGGSPVQAGMVYDEIRRLRGKYPDKPLYVVVTDMCASGGYYIASAADKIFVDKASIVGSIGVLMDGFGFTGLMGKLGVERRLHTSGENKGFYDPFSPETPKMDAHAQALLDQVHAQFIKAVKDGRGKRLHETPDMFSGLFWTGEKSVELGLADGYGTTDTVARDVLKAPDLVDYTVKESLTNRVARKFGAAVGGAAMKALTAGGAPVSLR; via the coding sequence ATGGCCGACCAACCGAATTCCCCGGATTCCTCCTCCCGTCCCGACAGCCGTGAACCGAGCTGGGAGCGCGCGGCGCTCGAGCGGATCGCGCTCGCGGCCGTCAAGGAGCAGCGTGCCGCACGGCGCTGGAAGATCTTCTTCCGCTTCGCGTTTCTCGGCGTATTCGTGCTGCTCGCGTTCGCGCTGATCGATTTCTCCAGCGATTCGAAGTTCTCGTCGAGCGGGCGGCATACGGCGCTCGTGACGATCGACGGCGAGATCGCGGCCGGCGTCAACGCGAACGCGGACGACATCAACACGGCGCTCGATGCCGCGTTCGACGACGACGGCACGGTCGGCGTGGTGCTGCGGATCAACAGCCCGGGCGGCAGCCCCGTGCAGGCCGGCATGGTCTACGACGAGATCCGGCGGTTGCGCGGCAAGTATCCGGACAAGCCGCTGTACGTCGTCGTGACCGACATGTGTGCGTCGGGCGGCTATTACATCGCGTCCGCGGCCGACAAGATCTTCGTCGACAAGGCGAGCATCGTCGGGTCGATCGGCGTGCTGATGGACGGATTCGGCTTCACCGGGCTGATGGGCAAGCTCGGGGTCGAGCGGCGCCTGCATACGTCGGGCGAAAACAAGGGCTTCTACGATCCGTTCTCGCCGGAAACGCCGAAGATGGACGCGCACGCGCAGGCGCTGCTCGACCAGGTGCATGCGCAGTTCATCAAGGCCGTGAAGGATGGTCGTGGCAAGCGGCTGCACGAGACGCCCGACATGTTCTCGGGCCTGTTCTGGACCGGCGAGAAGAGCGTCGAGCTCGGGCTCGCCGACGGCTACGGCACGACCGACACGGTCGCGCGTGACGTGCTGAAGGCGCCGGATCTGGTCGACTATACGGTGAAGGAAAGCCTGACGAATCGCGTCGCGCGCAAGTTCGGCGCGGCCGTCGGGGGCGCCGCGATGAAGGCGCTGACGGCCGGCGGCGCGCCGGTCAGCCTGCGCTGA
- the fabD gene encoding ACP S-malonyltransferase has translation MKFAFVFPGQGSQAIGMLDAFADLAVVRETLQEASDALNQDLGKLIAEGPAEELNLTTNTQPVMLAAAYACYRAWQQAGGPAPSIVAGHSLGEYTALVAAGALAFKDAVPLVRFRAQAMQTAVPVGQGGMAAILGLDDETVRAVCAEAAEAGVVEAVNFNAPAQVVIAGSKAAVEKACEIAKAKGAKRALPLPVSAPFHSSLLKPASDQLRDYLANVDVKAPQIPVVNNIDVAVVSDPAAIKDALVRQAAGPVRWVECVRHIAGTGVTHVIECGPGKVLAGLTKRIDGNLVGASVFDPASLDEALKLATA, from the coding sequence ATGAAATTTGCATTCGTTTTTCCGGGGCAGGGTTCGCAGGCGATCGGAATGCTCGACGCATTCGCCGATCTGGCCGTCGTGCGCGAGACGCTCCAGGAAGCATCCGATGCACTCAATCAGGATCTCGGCAAGCTGATCGCCGAAGGCCCGGCCGAAGAGCTGAACCTGACCACCAACACGCAGCCCGTGATGCTGGCCGCGGCGTACGCGTGCTACCGCGCGTGGCAGCAGGCAGGCGGCCCGGCGCCGTCGATCGTCGCCGGCCACAGCCTCGGTGAATACACGGCGCTCGTCGCGGCCGGCGCGCTCGCGTTCAAGGACGCGGTGCCGCTCGTGCGCTTCCGCGCGCAGGCCATGCAGACGGCCGTGCCGGTGGGCCAGGGCGGCATGGCCGCGATCCTGGGCCTCGACGACGAAACGGTACGCGCGGTATGCGCCGAAGCCGCGGAAGCAGGCGTCGTCGAAGCGGTGAACTTCAATGCGCCCGCGCAGGTCGTGATCGCAGGCAGCAAGGCTGCGGTCGAAAAGGCATGCGAAATCGCGAAGGCGAAGGGCGCGAAGCGCGCGCTGCCGCTGCCGGTGTCGGCGCCGTTCCATTCGTCGCTGCTCAAGCCGGCGTCGGATCAGTTGCGCGACTATCTCGCGAACGTCGACGTGAAGGCGCCGCAGATTCCGGTCGTCAACAACATCGACGTCGCCGTGGTCAGCGATCCGGCCGCGATCAAGGATGCGCTGGTGCGCCAGGCCGCGGGCCCGGTGCGCTGGGTCGAGTGCGTGCGGCACATCGCCGGCACGGGCGTCACGCACGTGATCGAATGCGGTCCGGGCAAGGTGCTCGCCGGCCTGACGAAGCGCATCGACGGCAATCTGGTCGGCGCCTCGGTGTTCGATCCGGCTTCGCTCGACGAAGCGCTCAAGCTCGCGACCGCCTGA
- a CDS encoding beta-ketoacyl-ACP synthase III: MAQSTLYSRVLGTGSYLPPDRVTNQQLTDRLAKEGIETSDEWIVARTGIHARHFAAPDVTTSDLALEASRRAIEAAGVDPQSIDLIIVATSTPDFVFPSTACLLQNKLGIKNGGAAFDVQAVCSGFAYAMATADSFIRSGQHRTALIVGAETFSRILDFKDRTTCVLFGDGAGAVILSASEEPGVLGSALHADGSYSNILCTPGNVNRGVIDGSAFLHMDGQAVFKLAVNVLEKVAIEALAKANLAPEQIDWLIPHQANIRIMTSTCRKLGLPQERMVVTVDQHGNTSAASIPLALDAAVRDGRIQRGQHVLIEGVGGGFTWGASVFRF; the protein is encoded by the coding sequence ATGGCCCAATCGACTCTCTACTCCCGCGTGCTCGGCACGGGCAGCTACCTGCCGCCCGACCGCGTCACGAACCAGCAGCTGACCGATCGTCTTGCGAAGGAAGGCATCGAGACGAGCGATGAATGGATCGTGGCGCGCACGGGCATCCATGCGCGCCATTTCGCCGCACCGGACGTCACGACGAGCGATCTCGCGCTCGAGGCGTCGCGTCGTGCGATCGAAGCGGCCGGTGTCGATCCGCAGTCGATCGACCTGATCATCGTCGCGACTTCGACACCCGATTTCGTGTTTCCGAGCACCGCGTGCCTGCTGCAGAACAAGCTCGGCATCAAGAACGGCGGCGCGGCATTCGACGTGCAGGCCGTGTGTTCGGGCTTCGCATACGCGATGGCGACGGCCGACAGCTTCATCCGCAGCGGCCAGCACCGCACCGCGCTGATCGTCGGCGCGGAGACGTTCTCGCGCATTCTCGACTTCAAGGACCGCACGACCTGCGTGCTGTTCGGCGACGGCGCGGGCGCGGTGATCTTGTCCGCGTCGGAAGAGCCGGGCGTGCTCGGCAGCGCGCTGCACGCGGACGGCAGCTACTCGAACATCCTGTGCACGCCGGGCAACGTCAATCGCGGCGTGATCGACGGCAGCGCGTTCCTGCACATGGACGGGCAGGCCGTGTTCAAGCTCGCGGTCAACGTGCTCGAAAAGGTCGCGATCGAGGCGCTCGCGAAGGCGAATCTCGCGCCCGAGCAAATCGACTGGCTGATTCCGCACCAGGCCAACATCCGCATCATGACCAGCACCTGCCGCAAGCTCGGCCTGCCGCAGGAGCGCATGGTCGTGACGGTCGACCAGCACGGCAACACGTCGGCTGCGTCGATCCCGCTGGCGCTCGACGCCGCGGTGCGCGACGGCCGTATCCAGCGTGGCCAGCACGTGCTGATCGAAGGCGTCGGCGGCGGCTTCACCTGGGGCGCGTCGGTCTTCCGCTTCTGA
- the plsX gene encoding phosphate acyltransferase PlsX: MTVKLTIDCMGGDHGPSVTVPAAVKFVRAHPDAHLMLVGIESAIRAQLKKLKALDDPALTIVPATEVVAMDDPVEVALRKKKDSSMRVALNHVKEGAAQACISAGNTGALMAVSRYVLKTLPGIERPAIAFALPNPTGYTMMLDLGANVDCEPQHLLQFAEMGHALVAALEGKERPTIGLLNIGEEVIKGNETIKRAGELLRASTLNFRGNVEGNDIYKGTVDVIVCDGFVGNVALKTSEGLAQMLSDIIREEFGRSLMSKLMALLALPVLMRFKKRVDHRQYNGAALLGLKSLVIKSHGSADAYAFEWAIKRGYDAVKNGVLERLARAMADNSVSLGDGEHDAGGAGQASPAAGHHAEPSAAQSSKA, translated from the coding sequence ATGACCGTAAAGCTCACAATCGATTGCATGGGAGGCGACCACGGCCCGTCCGTGACCGTTCCCGCGGCAGTCAAGTTCGTCCGCGCGCATCCCGATGCGCACCTGATGCTCGTCGGCATCGAAAGCGCGATTCGCGCTCAGCTGAAGAAGCTGAAAGCCCTCGACGATCCCGCGTTGACCATCGTGCCCGCCACCGAAGTCGTGGCGATGGACGATCCTGTCGAAGTGGCGCTGCGCAAGAAGAAGGATTCTTCGATGCGCGTCGCGCTCAACCACGTCAAGGAAGGCGCGGCGCAGGCCTGCATCTCCGCCGGCAATACCGGCGCGCTGATGGCGGTTTCCCGTTACGTACTCAAGACGCTGCCCGGCATCGAGCGGCCCGCGATCGCGTTCGCGCTGCCGAACCCGACCGGCTACACGATGATGCTGGACCTCGGCGCGAACGTCGACTGCGAGCCGCAGCACCTGCTGCAGTTCGCGGAGATGGGGCACGCGCTCGTGGCCGCGCTCGAAGGCAAGGAGCGCCCGACGATCGGCCTGCTGAACATCGGCGAAGAGGTCATCAAGGGCAACGAGACGATCAAGCGCGCAGGCGAGCTGCTGCGCGCCAGCACGCTCAATTTCCGCGGCAACGTGGAAGGCAACGACATCTACAAGGGCACCGTCGATGTGATCGTGTGCGATGGCTTCGTCGGCAACGTCGCGCTGAAGACGTCGGAAGGGCTCGCGCAGATGCTGTCGGACATCATCCGCGAGGAGTTCGGCCGCTCGCTGATGTCGAAGCTGATGGCGCTGCTCGCGCTGCCCGTGCTGATGCGTTTCAAGAAGCGCGTCGACCACCGCCAGTACAACGGCGCGGCGCTGCTGGGGCTGAAGAGCCTCGTGATCAAGAGCCACGGGTCGGCCGACGCCTACGCGTTTGAGTGGGCGATCAAACGCGGGTATGATGCCGTCAAAAACGGGGTGCTGGAGCGCCTCGCGCGCGCGATGGCGGATAATTCAGTGTCGCTCGGCGACGGCGAACACGACGCGGGCGGCGCGGGCCAGGCAAGCCCGGCCGCAGGCCATCACGCCGAACCTTCCGCTGCGCAATCCTCTAAAGCATAA
- a CDS encoding SAM-dependent methyltransferase: protein MTAGTLYLVPNTLGEGDESMLAAVLPAAVQARAGTLGYYIGENAKTTRAFLKKIGTTRPIQEIEISELNVNTPAGAIDRLLAPVLAGADAGLVSEAGCPAVADPGALLVRRAHERGVKVVPLVGPSSILLALMASGLNGQSFAFNGYLPVDAAARAKRLRELEQLSRKARQTQIFIETPYRNHAMLDTLVATCAPSTQICVAADLTLATETIASRTVADWKKAPAPNLHKRPAIFLLLAN, encoded by the coding sequence ATGACCGCCGGCACGCTTTATCTCGTCCCGAACACGCTCGGCGAAGGCGACGAATCGATGCTCGCCGCCGTGCTGCCCGCCGCCGTGCAGGCGCGCGCCGGCACGCTCGGCTACTACATCGGCGAGAATGCGAAAACGACGCGCGCGTTTCTGAAGAAGATCGGCACGACGCGCCCGATCCAGGAAATCGAGATCAGCGAGCTGAACGTCAATACGCCGGCCGGCGCCATCGACCGGCTGCTCGCGCCCGTGCTGGCCGGCGCGGACGCCGGCCTCGTGTCGGAGGCCGGCTGCCCGGCCGTCGCCGATCCTGGCGCGCTGCTGGTACGCCGCGCGCACGAGCGTGGCGTGAAGGTCGTGCCGCTCGTCGGGCCGAGTTCGATCCTGCTCGCGCTGATGGCGTCGGGCCTGAACGGCCAGAGCTTCGCGTTCAACGGCTATCTGCCGGTCGATGCGGCCGCGCGCGCGAAACGCCTGCGCGAACTTGAGCAACTGTCGCGCAAGGCGCGCCAGACGCAGATCTTCATCGAAACGCCGTACCGGAATCACGCAATGCTCGACACGCTGGTCGCGACCTGCGCGCCGTCGACGCAAATCTGCGTCGCGGCCGATCTGACCCTCGCGACCGAGACGATCGCGAGCCGCACTGTGGCGGACTGGAAAAAGGCGCCTGCACCGAATCTGCACAAGCGCCCCGCGATCTTCCTGCTGCTCGCGAACTGA
- a CDS encoding Maf-like protein codes for MPDTVCRPPRLILASSSRYRRALLERLGIPFDVVSPDLDETPLAGETPAATALRLAGAKARAVAATIDAPDGVLVIGSDQVATFDGHQIGKPGTHERALAQLVSMQGREVEFHSALCLYDSRTDDAQVEDIVTHVRFRSLPEAELDAYLRAETPYDVAGSAKSEGLGIALLDAIDSDDPTALVGLPLIALTRMLRTTDYPLFATTRGDRA; via the coding sequence ATGCCGGATACCGTTTGCCGCCCGCCGCGGCTGATTCTTGCCTCCAGTTCCCGTTACCGCCGGGCGCTCCTCGAGCGCCTCGGCATACCGTTCGACGTCGTGTCACCCGATCTCGACGAAACCCCGCTGGCCGGCGAAACGCCGGCCGCGACCGCACTGCGCCTCGCCGGCGCGAAGGCGCGCGCCGTGGCCGCGACAATCGACGCGCCGGACGGCGTGCTTGTGATCGGGTCGGACCAGGTTGCGACCTTCGACGGCCACCAGATCGGCAAGCCCGGCACGCACGAGCGCGCGCTCGCGCAACTCGTGTCGATGCAGGGCCGCGAAGTCGAATTCCACAGCGCGCTCTGCCTGTACGACAGCCGGACGGACGACGCGCAGGTCGAAGACATCGTCACGCACGTGCGCTTCCGCTCGCTGCCCGAGGCCGAACTCGACGCGTACCTGCGCGCGGAAACGCCGTACGACGTGGCCGGCAGCGCGAAGTCCGAAGGACTTGGCATCGCCCTGCTCGATGCAATCGACTCGGACGACCCGACCGCGCTCGTTGGCCTGCCGCTGATCGCCCTCACGCGGATGCTGCGCACCACCGACTACCCGCTGTTTGCAACCACCCGTGGAGACCGCGCATGA
- the fabG gene encoding 3-oxoacyl-ACP reductase FabG, giving the protein MDKTLDKQVAIVTGASRGIGRSIALELARLGATVIGTATSESGAAAITAAFAEAGVTGRGAVLNVNDAAAAEALIDATVKEFGALNVLVNNAGITQDQLAMRMKDEDWDAVIDTNLKSVFRLSRAVLRPMMKARGGRIINITSVVGSAGNPGQVNYAAAKAGVAGMTRALAREIGSRGITVNCVAPGFIDTDMTKTLPEEQQAALKTQIPLGRLGSPEDIAHAVAFLASPQAGYITGTTLHVNGGMYMS; this is encoded by the coding sequence ATGGACAAGACTCTCGATAAACAGGTTGCGATCGTGACCGGCGCGTCGCGCGGCATCGGCCGTTCGATCGCCCTCGAACTCGCGCGCCTGGGCGCGACGGTGATCGGCACGGCGACGAGCGAATCGGGCGCCGCCGCGATCACCGCGGCGTTCGCGGAAGCGGGCGTCACGGGCCGCGGCGCGGTGCTGAACGTCAACGACGCGGCCGCCGCCGAGGCGCTGATCGATGCGACCGTGAAAGAATTCGGCGCGCTGAACGTGCTCGTCAACAACGCGGGCATCACGCAGGACCAGCTCGCGATGCGGATGAAGGACGAGGACTGGGACGCGGTGATCGACACCAACCTGAAGTCGGTGTTCCGTCTGTCGCGCGCGGTGCTGCGCCCGATGATGAAGGCGCGCGGCGGCCGTATCATCAACATCACGTCGGTGGTCGGCTCGGCCGGCAATCCGGGTCAGGTCAACTACGCGGCCGCGAAGGCCGGCGTCGCGGGCATGACGCGTGCGCTCGCGCGTGAAATCGGCAGCCGCGGCATCACGGTGAACTGCGTGGCGCCGGGCTTCATCGATACCGACATGACGAAGACGCTGCCGGAAGAACAGCAGGCCGCGCTCAAGACCCAGATTCCGCTCGGCCGCCTCGGCAGCCCGGAGGACATCGCCCATGCCGTCGCGTTCCTCGCATCGCCGCAGGCCGGTTACATCACCGGCACGACGCTGCACGTGAACGGCGGCATGTACATGTCGTAA
- a CDS encoding YceD family protein, which yields MNTSSGKPAAALDPHAVDLFEFARSGRQAAGAVHLSQLPRMLNEVPTDAPDRDTVFTWQAEGFTQKELQDDGADGQQPYLRLAVHGHAWLTCQRCMTPYDQTFDVDMTYRVVATEEEAEEFPLDDDEADVIVGSRQFDLVDLIEEELLLSLPLVPKHEVCPAVHESLVSGASGPAEEEDEESDEAGDEGKRPNPFAALQALKKDGDGTKKH from the coding sequence ATGAACACTTCTTCTGGCAAACCTGCGGCGGCGCTCGATCCGCACGCGGTCGACCTGTTCGAGTTCGCCCGCAGCGGGCGGCAGGCAGCTGGCGCGGTACACCTCTCGCAACTGCCGCGCATGTTAAACGAAGTGCCGACGGACGCGCCAGATCGCGACACGGTCTTCACGTGGCAGGCGGAAGGGTTCACGCAGAAGGAGTTGCAGGACGACGGCGCCGACGGGCAGCAGCCGTATCTGCGCCTCGCGGTGCATGGCCACGCGTGGCTCACGTGCCAGCGCTGCATGACGCCGTACGACCAGACGTTCGACGTGGACATGACGTACCGCGTCGTCGCGACCGAAGAAGAAGCTGAAGAATTTCCGCTCGACGACGATGAAGCCGATGTGATCGTGGGCTCACGCCAGTTCGATCTCGTCGACTTGATCGAAGAGGAATTGCTGCTTTCGTTGCCGCTCGTGCCCAAGCACGAGGTTTGCCCGGCAGTTCACGAAAGCCTCGTGTCGGGTGCGAGCGGTCCCGCGGAAGAGGAGGACGAAGAGTCCGACGAAGCCGGGGACGAAGGCAAACGGCCGAATCCGTTCGCAGCGCTGCAAGCGTTGAAGAAGGACGGTGACGGCACCAAGAAACACTAA